TGCAGTCTCTAAGCAGAAGAAGCTTACTAGTGCATTTGATAATGAATGCCTGAAGCTGCGACAAGCTGCCGAACCTGAGGCACCTTCACAGGATGCCTCAATTGCAGGGTCTAGCAGCATAGATCTTCTGCACCCGTGAgtttttcttcttcattctctTCCTTGTCTTTGCTCTTTCTGGATAGTGCTAAGCTGTGGGGGCATTTTGTTCTTTGATCAGTTTGTCTCCATGTGGACAAGGGTTTTGGGAGACAAAAGGaaggaaacaaaaatagaaagaaaTCAGTTTCATTGTATTTCTGTCCATCTCAAACACTattaagaattaaaatattttcatgtgaTTGCAAATTAAGAATAATGAAAGGTTgatgtaaaaactaaaaattttgttacaatatattttgttttctctCATTTTCATTGATAAGTAAACAAGAAAGAGTGGATTCCTTTATGTTTTGCTTTCCTTTCCATCTTGTTTTCCAACTTCCAGACAGAGCCTTGGTATATTGAACTTTCTGTCACCTATACTTTCAGCTCTACCATGCCTGTAACATCATCAGTGCAGACACCAGAGTTGTTTAAAGGCTGCCTCAAAGAATATCAACTAAAAGGCCTTCAGTGGCTGGTTAATTGTTATGAGCAGGTAAGCGATACCTGATGAATGTGTGCTATTTTGCAATATTTATAATTTGTACTTACTTTTAGTTTTCCCTCCTGAATTTGCTTAGATTTTCAGTTGTTGACTTTAGAGGTTTCTGTTTTGTCTTCCTAGGGTTTAAATGGTATTCTAGCTGATGAGATGGGCCTGGGAAAGACTATTCAAGCCATGGCATTCTTGGCTCATTTGGCAGAGgtaattttttttactttatgtTTTGAATCTTTGAGCTCTTCTCTGTAGTAACTTGTATTGTTCTTccaggaaaaaaatatatggggGCCTTTCCTTGTTGTTGCTCCTGCTTCCGTCTTGAACAACTGGGCTGATGAAATTAGTCGTTTCTGCCCTGACTTGAAAACTCTTCCATATTGGGGTGGGCTTCAAGAGCGGACAATACTTAGGAAAAATATCAACCCTAAGCGTCTTTACCGTAGGTAATTGTTTGTCAGTAaagattatttttcttttttcatggAATGATACAGTTTAAAGTATTTTGGTTGTGCTTAAAATGTGCTAATCACAGGAAGGTAAAAATTTCTTTACCTTGTTATAAAACTTGTAAAAAATAACTATGTCTGGACATGAGGTTCTTTGTCTGACACAAGGATGAGATttggtcccccccccccccccaccaaacACCTTGTAGGTAAAAAATAGGTGTAAACATGTTGGGGACTGAAATGGTCACACACTTGCACTTGAGAAAAAGATTTTTAGAAGAGGATTATCTGTGTTGCGTATTTTCAAATGAGTCGAAGCAGAGGGCTGGCTGATTTTGGCATGCTTCGCATACATTGCTATCAAGCAGAAGCTACTGTCTGAAAGAGTTATTATGACTTAAAGACAAGTAGCAGTAAGGCACTCCAAGCACTCACACTGTTTTGACTTATTCCATTCCTTCTTTGGAAGCATCCTTCTTGACAGGAATATGCAGATATAACTAGCTATTCTCCAAATAACTAAATAATTATTCTTGAACCCTTCATTTTTGCTTCTTGGGTCAGCTTCCTGACACTGGGGAAATTATACCCATAGCACATGTCTCACATCTAAACAAGAGGCACACGGGCACATGGAGGGGCAGGCACTTTTTATAATTTTGCCTCTGACACTGTTATGCCACGACAACAAGCTGTTATAAAAATtagcttttagttttttttttttggaaatctttTATTGAGCATCTGGTCATGTTAGACTGTTTTTGTAATTCTATCACTTCTCTTCGGTTTTTTTGGCCAGGGAAGCTGGATTCCATATACTGATTACCAGCTACCAACTGTTAGTGTCTGATGAGAAGTACTTTCGACGTGTGAAATGGCAATACATGGTGCTAGACGAAGCCCAGGCAATCAAAAGTTCGAACAGGTTTGAATATCATATAAAAGTTGCTGGATGCATTTAATTTATGAGTATCTATTATGCATGATTACTCCTGTAAAGGTAGCAGGCAGCATACCAGCATGCTATATCTTACTGTGGTTTTATTGCTGCATGTGGATTTGTTTTTCCATATCACTGTTCTGGCACACTTTCATAAGTCCGTTTCTATTGTGTTTAGAGCATAATAGTACTCAGTAAACATAAACTACTTGGACGGTAGAATTTTTCCTGCGTAACAAAGAATCTTTCCCCTAAAATTCCCTTTTTTCCTTCTGCTCCGTGACTCCAAATTTTGAGGTTAAAAGTTCATTTCTTTCTTTGTGTCCATTCCCTTCTATTTTCTGGTAAAGTTTTGTGACGTGTGCGTACTCATGCAAATGCTTTCATGCAAATATTTTAGATTATGGGACTGTTACATGATTGTTCTGCATATAGTGACTACAGTACTCTGAAAGCTGTATTCTAAACTATATTGTATTcgtattgaaattattttttttcccagTATAAGGTGGAAGACATTGCTCAGTTTTAATTGTCGAAATCGCTTGCTTCTTACTGGTACTCCGATCCAGAATAACATGGCAGAATTGTGGGCCCTTCTTCATTTCATAATGCCAACTTTATTTGACAGCCATGAACAATTCAATGAGTGGTTTTCTAAAGGGTATATTTCTTTGGCTAGTCTGTATGCTAAACGCATTCAGATTTCACATTATAAGTAAAttctttttaaatcattttccttttaATCTCTCCAGAATTGAGAACCATGCAGAACATGGGGGCACCTTAAATGAGCACCAGCTGAACAGATTGGTGAGTGCATTTTTATTCCCGATAGCATAACTGAATAAATTGCTGGTTTGGGGTATTTGTATTTGTATCTCATATACTGCTTGTCATAAGAATATGTGTTGTGAAAACTGGAAATATCTattttttctcctaagttaacTTTGGTTGAAAAGGAAAGGTCACTGTTGAAGCATATGTGGCATTATGCCAATATCTTGATCTTGTTGGAAGGGGCACTCAGTTTTTACTTTTCACAGATTTTACTGCTTTTTGGGGGAATAGTTACATGTCAAGTTGATAAATTTCATGAAATTTGACTTAAAATATTCTTTTGGGAATATGTTATCCTCTTGGGTGCTATTTATTATGTGTGCTTCTGGATAAACACGAGAAACATGTTGATAGGTGTCTATGCCTTTCCATTGTTCTTTTGGTTTTCTCTTCAACTACTTCATAATTTACTGACTGTTTGCTATCTGTTTTGATTATGTGTCTATGCATAGCCCCCAGGGCATTGTGTCATTTCTCTCCAGAGCACTTAAATGTTCATGAATGGTAGTGCCATTatacttcttattttttttttttttggagagggGCACAATTGTTTCCCAATTTGAACTTCTTCTTTCTTGGACACCCTCTTTCTTTCTGTCTCCCTCTCTCCAAGAAACATTATGCTCTCCTCCCTTTATTGATTCTGCTGGTTTTCTGCTGAAAGTCCCTCTTCCTCTCCATCACTCAAATGGTGCTTCTACATCAATGCATGTATTCACAAATACATGTGTATGAGTACACACTCACCAGAATGAACAAATTTGAAAACATCCCTCTGCATTTTTTCTAATAATAATTTTGAAGAAGTTTTCCAACTGAAATGGAATCAATTCAATAGCCACTGATATGGGCTAGAATCTTGGTTGGCGTGGACTGCAACTCTTGTTAGTTAGGTAGGCTGGGCTGGAACAGTTCTGAGTTGGAAAAGACCACACCGATGACAGCATAGTGTTGCTGTAAAATACTGGCATTTGATTCATACTCTCATTGTTTTGGTTGTTGGTTTTTTAATGTTGCTAATATATTTGTGTCACTCTTCTTCTGTCATCCTTAACCTACATGTTAGATTTATAAAAACATTATAATTGCAATCCTTCTTGCCATTGGATGAAGATATTTGAACAGTTACACTTTGATATGAATGTTGTAGGTTTAGGTTATTGAGCGGTTTCTGAGTTGTGTTTTGGCTGCTTCCCTCTTTTTACAGCATGCAGTTTTAAAGCCTTTCATGCTTCGACGAGTTAAGAAAGATGTGATTTCTGAGCTGACTGGGAAAACAGAGGTTACAGTGCACTGCAAATTAAGTTCTCGGCAGCAGGTCTTTTATCAAGCTATAAAGAACAAGATATCGCTTGCTGAGTTGTTTGATGGCAACCGTGGGCATTTAAATGAGAAGAAAATTCTCAACTTAATGAATATTGTTATCCAGTTGAGAAAGGTTCACTATTATTAGTCTTGTTGAGGATTCTTGCATCTTTTTTTTCTTCACGCTTTTCCTTTAAATAGTACTTATTTGTTTCGAGGCTAAGAATTGTTGGCACATGTGTATTATAATCAAAATGTTCCACTCATTcaatgaatgttttttttttttcatggtaGGTTTGCAATCATCCAGAGTTATTTGAAAGGAATGAGGGGAGCACATACCTTTATTTTGGAGTAATTCCAAATTCTCTTTTGCCTCCTCCATTTGGGGAGTTGGAGGACATACACTATGCTGGAGGTCAGAATCCTATTACATACAAGGTATTTTCTTGAAGTTGTTGACCTGTTTtgttttgttaattttttaaaattatcataTTTTGGTTTAGTTTTGTATTTATGCATGCTTATTCTCATTTATGCTTGTGTTTTTGCATTTGATCTGTcgggtagttttttttttttttcattttttatttgatttgtatttatgcatgcatgttaTTGCATTGGGTGTCTTAAGTAGGCATGTAAAGTAGTTATTCCTTGGAGTAAGatggaatatagtttaaattttgggaatcaaAGAATAGTTATTCCATAcatattcctaattattttattcaacatgtaataagaaaggaataaatATCTCtatgatgaaatttgggaatagttattccttattaTGGATGAAGCGTAATGCACATATTTTTTAGGGAAGAAATCGTCGCATTTGATGCTTTGGGAAAGGATACACTAtatggcttctctttggtgtgtggggcaGGGGAATTTTAAGTGGGTGAGCTTTACTGATATTCATCACAATTCGCATTGTGTTGGATTGGTAGTTTGTGCTGGTTTTATTTGTCTTTTTTTAGTTTTCCGGTTTTTATCTTTgtttttttctggatttttccagATTTTGATGAGGAGATGTTGTATTCTCCTGGCTTTATATTCTTAATCTATTAATGAAATTCtacttttattatatatatatatatatatatatatatatatatgtagaatgTAACTAACTCTAGGATAATGTTAACACACTTAAAGATAGGCACATGCAGCAGAATTCGGTGCACGCATTTTAGTGTGTGTGTTTCTGGGGGGTTGGGAGGAGTTGGTTGGGTCATTAGGTGTTTGCATTTATACCCTCGTTTGCATTAAATGAGTATCTTAAAATATTATTCTGAGAAGACACATATAGAGAGAAATTTCATGTTGGACATGTGAAGGAAGACTTAGCATACACAATCCCTGAAATTTCTAATGTTTTAGCACTTTTAATCATTTGAAAGTTCATATGGTGAAAGGTGGAATCGTTGTTTTCCTCTTGAACATTATTGATGCAATAGAGGAggcaatttcttgaaattattaggCTGTAAAGGCAGCGCTTTTTAAAATTATTCTATCAAGTGCATCCAGTTGAAATTTTTCCAAATTTATGTACTGCATGTTGTTTCTTTTTATTAACATGCATTTTGTGTGTGTTTGTTCACCTCTAATTGCTCTGAAGAAGAGGTACAGAACAGACTGTTTGTCATGTGCATTTGTGTGTTCATGCATGTGTGAGGGAGGGTATGTTTTCCATATATGTTGTTGATCTGATTACTGTTTTCTTTCAGATTCCAAAGCTTATCCACCAAGAAGTTGCACAAAGCTTAGCTGTCGGGCCTGCTGTTTGCACAGAGTTCTTCCAGAAacattttaatatattttctGCAGAAAATATTTATCGATCCATTGTCCAACGAGACAGTAGCTTGGATGGTTTGTCTGGCATGAGCGGGTCATTTGGTTTTACCCGCTTGATGGATTTGTCCCCAACAGAGGTTTCATTTCTGGCCACTGGTTCTTTTATGGAAAGGCTACTGTTTTCCATTGTGAGATGGGACGATCAATTTTTAGACGGAATTTTAGACTCCTTATTAGAGACTGATGAAGATCTTACCTGCAGTCACCTTGAAAAGGGAACAGTGAGAGCTGTTGCACGAATGTTACTGATGCCTTCAAGATCTGATGTTAATTTATTTAGAAGGAATCTTGCAACAGGTCCTGGCCATGCTCCATCTGAGGGTTTGGTTGTCAGTCATCAGGATAGACTTCTGTCTAACATAAGGGTTCTTCATTCAGCACATGCTTTCATTCCTAGAACGAGAGCTCCCCCAGTAtgttttagtttatttgtttattattatccATTTCTAGTAGCTATTAACAACACCAGTATCTTGATGTGTAAGATTTCTTGTTTTTCCTTGACAGATAAATGCTCATTGCTCAGATCGAAATTTTGCTTACAAAATGCTAGAAGAACTACATCACCCATGGGTTAAGAGGTTGTTAATTGGATTTGCCCGCACATCTGACTGTAATGGACCCCGGAAACCAGGTggccctcatcacttgattcaagAGATTGATTCTGAATTACCTATTTCACAGCCTGCCCTTCAGTTGACATATAAGATATTTGGGTCTTGTCCACCAATGCAAAGCTTTGACCCAGCAAAGTTGCTGACAGTAAGCTTTATTTTCCTCCGATCTTCCCTTCTCTTCTTTTGTGTTGTTATGACTTACCATTTCTGTTTATGCTTGCTGGAgttgatatttgaaaatttttttataggACTCTGGGAAGCTTCGGACACTGGATATACTACTAAAACGGCTGCGGGCAGAAAATCATCGTGTTCTATTGTTTGCACAAATGACAAAAATGTTGAATATTCTTGAGGTACCTCAAATATTTTCTGTATAAGTTCTTTTGTAGCCCTACATCTGAAAGCTCTGTTTTAGTTTGCTAATTGACTGCGGAGATTATGATCTAGTATTTTCAATCACCCAGATGGAGctacatttaaaaaaatatttacactTTGTTGCATTCTTGTATGCATCAATTTTGATCAGGATGTTCAGATGATAACATTCAGCATCAATTAAGGCAGTGTAATATCAAGATTATGTGCCAAAAGTTCAATTAAATATTTGATAGGCAAAGCTAAAGATCCATTAAAGGGTccggggtttttttttttttttctacggGTGTGCCACTGTTGCATTTAGCTTCAGTATATAAGATTTGTTTCCTTCATAGAGATGCTTATACCTGTCATTCCATCAACTGACACATTTGTGATGAGTCAAATGAGGGAGGGACAACAATAAGGAGatctagttattttatattttagacTCGGGGTTTTGTGTAATGTGGGATAGAAGTAAGCATTGATCATGTTTGTGTCATTGGTATCATCAGTTGACATCCTGATTCATCCTATGATCTTGACTCATCTAAGTTGAACTTGCAAGAAGCTAGTTGGCAGGTCATTTGTTTTCTATTGAAGAGTGTTGTAGGTGATCCTGATATCTCCTTCTAATTGCAGGACTACATGAACTATAGGAAATATAGGTATCTTAGACTTGATGGATCCTCCACTATTATGGATCGCAGAGACATGGTCAATGACTTCCAGCATCGGTATGGATTTTTATATGGCATATATTGGGTTTTGtggatatatatatgtatattttaaaataaagtttttagtttttggtATATGGTTTTGAAGAAGTTCTTTTCTTGGTTCTTTGCAGTATGCAATCGTGTGAGTTCTTAAGAGTTGATAACAAATTCATAATTTTCTGTTGCAGGAGTGATATCTTTGTATTCTTGCTGAGTACCAGGGCTGGTGGACTGGGTATTAACTTGACAGCTGCTGACACTGTCATATTCTATGAAAGTGACTGGAATCCAACCTTGGATTTACAGGCAATGGATAGAGCCCACCGGCTGGGTCAGACAAAGAATGTTAGTACCTTCTTGACATTTCCATCTTCTTTTGTGCTGTTCTTATGCTATTTGTTCTATTGGATTCTTGGAATTTTCATGTTTCCTTTGTGTAAGTAGTGTAACTTTGATGAAGTATGCCAGCAACTATTAAGTATCAAAAGTGCGGGTCCTATTAGGGTGCATTTGTTTTTTAGGCTAAGGACCCAAGGTTTGTAGGATTGGAGTAGGTGAATAGTATTGGACTGGGGTGAATAGGCTAATTATCCTATTCCGTGTCTGGTATGCCATTTATGAGGGATAGGATAGGCaggtagattttttttttcctggtttttatttcttttagctcCTTTAGTCCTTACCCCGAGCTGGctgtttttttttggtttggggggggggggggggggcgccgGGCGGGATTAGCCTGTTCTAGCCCTTGTGAGGAGGCTAAGAAGCCTCCTCCTATAGCTGTGCTGTACCAAACATTAGGCCAAGAGTGCTTAGCCAAGTCTAGTACATGAAACAAATGCGCCATTACAGTATTCTCGAAAATTATGATTACATTGGGGAAAAAAAGAACTCCAGTTATGTGTATGACCATTCCTTTTTAAAATTGACATTTTTGTGGGCGTGTCCTCTGTGAATTGTGTCTACCAACTAGTAGTACTGCCATGGATGCCTTTGAAATAGTCTTGCACTTTTTCATGCATGCAGAGAGTTAAATTCATATTGAAACATGCAtggaaaacaatttttttatgcATGTGCATAACTTGTGCTTTCActcaattttaaagaaaaaaatgttTACAGATTCATTCGTGTTCTATAGATTTTGGAGTTGCTATGGCTAGCATGATGTTTCTATGTTGAAACATGATATCTGTATCCCTGCAAGGCCTCTATATGCTCCTCTTTTGAAGTGGAAAGTTTGTAAATTAGTATGTTGTAACATGTATGTTCCATCTGGAAATTATCACCACCGCCAATGTGGCTTGtaagttaatttttatttaattgattGTAAACTTTCTTAATTGGAAGACATTCTTTTCTTACTATGTATCCTTGCTGTTTACATTTTTCTCACTTGAAATGAATTGGAGTGGATTTGTTTGTAATTGGAATGTGGTGTTTTGTGTTCTTTTATTAAATCACTTTTCCATGGTATAGGTTACTGTCTACCGATTAATTTGTAAAGAAACAGTTGAAGAGAAGATTTTGCAAAGAGCGAGTCAAAAAAGTACTGTCCAACAGCTTGTCATGACAGGTGGTCATGTTCAGGGTGATCTTTTGGCTCCTGAGGATGTTGTTTCTTTACTTCTGGATGATGCCCAGATAGAGCAGAAACTGAGAGAAGCTCCATTGCAGGTTGGGCCTTCATTAAGCTTCAGGACATGTTTATAATATATTACTTCTCTCTCACACAGACACATGCGTGCGCGCACACACATGTTTCagtattttataaattttgttgCATTTACTTTTCCTTGCCAGCTTAAGGATAAACAAAAGAACAAACGCGGGTCTAAGGGTATCCGATTAAATGCTGAAGGGGATGCATCATTGGAGGATCTTGCAAACATTGGATCCCAAGGTACTGGGTCTGAACCCTCTCCGGATCCAGAGAGAGCCAAGTCCAGTAGTAAAAAGGTATGCAAATAATGTTGAATAATGTTCTCTAAAGAATCTCAAATTGTTAATCTTGTTTTGTGATGATAGCTGCGGTCATGTCTAAGAAGCTACTCCAATTTGTTATGGGGAAATCTGTTTTTATAATCTACTTTTATGGCTTTACTGACTCTAGTGTACTTCTGCACAAGTGTTTCGCACTTTTCTGGGACTACTTTTTGCTTTTGGTATTTTACAGCCTTaaggcgtaagcattttgggactgtatttttttaaatacttaatataaaaaaaaaaaattatatatagtataaaaatgaaaaaaaaaaaagaataatggagaaaaaataattaaaaaaaaaataaaaatcatataggcctattttagctaacaaactcaaaacaatacatgttaaaaaataagcatgagccataacattacaaaaagaagagaaagaagccaaattaaagcatcacaatgtctcatcatccaagattctaagaatcaaaatcTAATTCAACAAAGTTCAGAGGGAACTATCAAGGTCTTCACCTCATCCTCCTCAAATTCATCTATAGTAGGAGTTCTTCCACTTAAAAATTCCTGCTCTCCCACTTCAACATCATCGTCTTCCTCAATTGTGATCAATGTTGGCCTTTTGCATTGTCTTGAATGCTTAGATATTTAATAAAGCTATGTTAGAAGTTAGGAGATATGGAGAATTATAAATTAGTAGTTTAAAAAATGACTATTGATATGCATGTACTCAAGTTCTAACAATAATTAGTAATCTTCCTTTTGCTAGGAATTATAGAATGCGAGCTACTAGAAGCTTGTGTTGCTTGAGCATCATCTCCTTCAAAAGCTACCACGGGCAAAGCTCTAACAGCATCAACTTTTAGGAGATTTTCATCATCAAACCAAGAAGTATCTTTTGGGAGGATAGGTTCTTCATTCTCAATGATCCACTCATCATCTGAAGCTACTTCCGCCACCAATATTGGATCATAATTTTGTCTTCTTCTTAGAGCTCTCTCCCTCAGTTTGGTGTTGTACTTCACGTAAACTAGAGCATTCAATCTCTTGTGCTCTAATCTATTCCCCTTTTTCGTATGAATCTACTATTGAGTTTAAGccatttaaatttttagatagatattttcatatttgagCGAAATGATAATAATGTGGCATTCGTAAAAACTAAGAACTTgctcaaatgtgctccaattcctCTCACATTCACTAGCACTACATGTCAAGCTAAGAACATGAATAACAAACTTCGTCAAATCTAGGGTCTTTGTCCCAAAACACTTCCACCAATCAGCTACAAAAGAAAAAACACATATTGAAGATCCAAGTTATAAGAAGAAACAAGGATAGAGTACtactaattaactaatttttactGAAGTATCATTTTTACTTGGGCTTCTCAACATTCTAGAGCCAATAGCCACTCGAGTCCTAAATTCTCCTCGTGCATTATCAAGCAAATCCAATTGGATGTCTGCAGCTAGCCTCTCCTCATATCTCAACATTATCCATGCATTCCAATATTCCTTTCTTCACTCCTTCACAATCAGAGAAGTTCTCCTTATAACACAATTGGGGATTTAGATAATATCTTGCAGCATGTAAAGGGTGATGAAGTTGTGGAGTCCATCTATCATATATTTTTCTCCAAATGGTTCCATACTTATTGGCATTTCTAGAAAAATTTGCAGCAATTTTTACGTTCGCCGAATCCAACAACTCGTAGAGAAACCCCATGGCTGGTCTTTCCCCATAATCAACTTCTCGTAGAATGCACACAAGAGGTACAACACTCTTGATAACATAAGCCATGTGAGACCAAAAATGTTGGTCAAATAAAACTATTGAGCGAGTCCTTATACCTTCTTGCATTTTTGCATATGTAGAAGTGCACCACATCTCCGAAGAGAACGTAGATTGAAGGCCTCACTTTTGTTTGTTAATGCTTTGAAGTGTCAAAAATGCAGTAGCAAAGTGCGTCATTGCAGGGCGGATGAGTTCTTTGTTGTTGGTGAAATGCTTCCTCATCATTGCAAGTACATAGGaatgattataaataaatttcacaacttgcttagcctttaggATTGTGGTTGCATGGATCTTCTATTTTGCAATATCCTCCAACATGAGATCCAAACAATGTGTTGCGCATGGAGTCCAATAGAACTTCTCCCTCTTTTCCATAAGCTTCTTTCCACCATTTATCATGTTCTTTGCATAATCAGTTATCACTTGCACAACATTCTCCTCACCAACTTCCTCAATCACCTCATCCATATACTTAACCAAGACACTTGAACACCCATCAGTCCATCCATCAACCATGATAGAACATCCATATTCCTTCAAAGCTTTTTTGTGCTCTTTCAACATGCTATCGATGTCTTTCACTTCTTCTTTAAGGATCCATGTCCTCGTCTCTTGCATAGATGGAAGCTTGAAACTTGGCCCGTAATTAGCAATACCATCCACCATACCATGCCAATATACGTAATATATCAAACTAAATGGTAGAGCATTGTTGAACACACAATGGCCAACTTTCCTACACACTtaatttctttcttccttcttccatTTTGAGTTTAGAATGACTTGTTTGGTTAGTGAAGATGAAAACTTATCCATTGGACCTCTAGCCCTAGGATTAAGGCCAGTCGCACTGTTTTGTTGCTCAAGATCTCCAACTGATGGAGAAGTAGTACTCTGAGTCCCTCCTTTTGGAGTCTTGGACCCATCCCAATCTCTTCAAGAAGATAATTTCTTTTACACTTCTCTTCTTGGAAATTTTCAAGAGCAATCTTGCACTCATCTCTAACATTTTGAGGAGCTTTTGGGCAAGGTTTTATTCCCTTTCTTGTACCTGCCAAATGATGTTTAAATTCTGTAACAGTCCCACT
This Malania oleifera isolate guangnan ecotype guangnan chromosome 11, ASM2987363v1, whole genome shotgun sequence DNA region includes the following protein-coding sequences:
- the LOC131168133 gene encoding chromatin-remodeling ATPase INO80 — its product is MDVKRPSSNGLSYSNLFNLESLMNFQLPQQDDDFDYYGNSSQDESRGSQGGAMVEHGNGNMKRRSRIESANSEEEDEGGSYGTRITEEQYRSMLGEHIQKYKRRLKDSSTSPASARMGILVPKSNLGLKGKKLGNEHRGGLHDSETTAEYPADSCPKPGNYHGSHFAPEYGSDRKFYEPSFLDIGEGITYRIPPTYDKLAGPLNLPSFSDIRVEEFYLKGTLDLGSLAAMMASDKRFGPKCQGGIGDLHPQYESLQARLKALAASNSAQKFSLKITDAGLNSSSIPEGAAGGIQRSILSEGGTLQVYYVKVLEKGDTYEIIERSLPKKQKVKKDPSMIEREEMDKIGKVWVNIVRRDIPKHHKVFTNFHRKQITDAKRCSEICQREVKMKVSRSLKLMRGAAIRTRKLARDMLVYWKRVDKEMAEVRKKEEKEAAEALRREQELREAKRQQQRLNFLLSQTELYSHFMQNKPTSQPSEALPVGDDEQNEEDAALGSSDARSGEDEDPEEAELKMEALKAAQDAVSKQKKLTSAFDNECLKLRQAAEPEAPSQDASIAGSSSIDLLHPSTMPVTSSVQTPELFKGCLKEYQLKGLQWLVNCYEQGLNGILADEMGLGKTIQAMAFLAHLAEEKNIWGPFLVVAPASVLNNWADEISRFCPDLKTLPYWGGLQERTILRKNINPKRLYRREAGFHILITSYQLLVSDEKYFRRVKWQYMVLDEAQAIKSSNSIRWKTLLSFNCRNRLLLTGTPIQNNMAELWALLHFIMPTLFDSHEQFNEWFSKGIENHAEHGGTLNEHQLNRLHAVLKPFMLRRVKKDVISELTGKTEVTVHCKLSSRQQVFYQAIKNKISLAELFDGNRGHLNEKKILNLMNIVIQLRKVCNHPELFERNEGSTYLYFGVIPNSLLPPPFGELEDIHYAGGQNPITYKIPKLIHQEVAQSLAVGPAVCTEFFQKHFNIFSAENIYRSIVQRDSSLDGLSGMSGSFGFTRLMDLSPTEVSFLATGSFMERLLFSIVRWDDQFLDGILDSLLETDEDLTCSHLEKGTVRAVARMLLMPSRSDVNLFRRNLATGPGHAPSEGLVVSHQDRLLSNIRVLHSAHAFIPRTRAPPINAHCSDRNFAYKMLEELHHPWVKRLLIGFARTSDCNGPRKPGGPHHLIQEIDSELPISQPALQLTYKIFGSCPPMQSFDPAKLLTDSGKLRTLDILLKRLRAENHRVLLFAQMTKMLNILEDYMNYRKYRYLRLDGSSTIMDRRDMVNDFQHRSDIFVFLLSTRAGGLGINLTAADTVIFYESDWNPTLDLQAMDRAHRLGQTKNVTVYRLICKETVEEKILQRASQKSTVQQLVMTGGHVQGDLLAPEDVVSLLLDDAQIEQKLREAPLQLKDKQKNKRGSKGIRLNAEGDASLEDLANIGSQGTGSEPSPDPERAKSSSKKRKASAGKQSPPRPRNPQKATKNGDSYPGMNESYSMQVDYELDDPLQDNEPQLKPKRPKRPKKSVNEHLEPAFSTHLTEQNQFASINELGSGGFRGGAGDDTAPHNNGLAG